The nucleotide window CATCGACCTGGCGAAGGAGCAGTGGGCGGCGGTGGGCATCGACGTCGACGTCTCCCTGATGGAGCAGGGCCAGTTCATCGCCAACGCTGCGCTCGGCGACTTCCAGGCCCACGACTGGCGGCAGTTCGGCGCCCTCGACCCCGACTACGACTACATCTGGTGGACTTCGGAGAACGCTGGCGACGGCATCGCCCTCAACTTCGCCCGCAACAAGGACCCCCGGATCGACGAAGCACTGAAGCGGGGACGCTCCACCACCGATCTGGCGGTGCGCAAGCAGGCCTACGCCGACGTGCAGCGCTACATCAACGAGGACCTACCCTACATCTGGACCGTGCGCTCCCAATGGGTGGTGGTGGCCTCCAACAACGTCAGGGGCATCATGAACGGCCCCCTGCCCGACGGTGCGCCGGCGTACCCCATGGGCGGGCCCGGCGGATTCGGGGGCATCACCTTCCTCACCCAGACCTGGCTCCAGTCATAGATCCGCGATGATCCCGACCGTCACCGACGATCCCCGGAAAGGACCGCGATGAGGTTCGTCCGCAAGAAGCTGGTCCAGCTGCTGCTGGTCCTGCTCGCCGTCACGTTCCTGTCGTTCTTCTTCCTCAACCTGCTCCCCGGCAACACCGCCCAGGTGCTCTGCGGAGCGGGCGGCGGGCCGGAGTGCGTGGAGCAGAAGACCAAGGAGCTGGGCCTCGACAAGCCCCTACCGGTGCGCTACGGGGAGTGGCTGCGTGACGCGGTCACCGGGGACCTCGGCGCGTCGGCTCGGAACCAGCAGCCGGTGTGGGAGGCGATCAAGCAGCGGATGCCGGTGACGATCGAGCTGCTGATCTACTCGCAGTTCATCGCCCTGGCGGTGTCGATCCCCCTGGCGATCATCGCCGCCCAACGACCCGGTGGCATCTTCGACCGGGTGTCGACCAGTGTCGCGTTCGCGCTGCTGTCGGTGCCGAACTTCATCCTGGCGATCGTGCTGATCCTCATCTTCGCCGTGAACCTCGGCTGGTTCCCCGCCACCGGCTACGCCGAATTCTTCACCGACCCCATCAAGAACCTCCACGACCTCTTCTTGCCCGCCCTCACCCTGGCGGTGGCCGAGATGGCGGTCTACCTCCGCCTGCTTCGCACCGATCTCATCGCCACTCTGCAAGAGGACTACATCATGATGGCCAAGGCCAAGGGCCTGCCGTCGCGGCGAATCCTGCTGCGCCACGCCTTCCGCCCCTCCACCTTCTCGCTGGTGACCGTGGCCGGCCTCAACATGGGCCGCCTCATCGGCGGGACGTTCATCGTCGAGGTGATCTTCGCCATCAACGGCATCGGCAAGTACGTCGTCGACAGCATCCTGGCCCGCGACTACATCCCGGTGCAGGGCGGGGTGGTGATCATCGCCGTCGGCTACGTGCTCATCAACTTCGCCGTCGACATGTTCTACGCCGTTCTCGACCCGAGGATCCGCCATGCCCGCGCGCTCGCCTGAACCCAGCTCGGAACCGCTGCCCACCGACAGCTCGGTGTTCGCCGAGAGCGGCGACCTGGCCACCGAGATCACCCGGATCGCCGACGGCGACATCGAGCTGCTCGAGGAGCTGCACGAGCTCGACCCCGGCCAGGTGGCCGCGGAGGACCTGGTCAAGAAGCGTCTCGGCCCCCTGTTCTGGATCGCGGTGGGCTGGTTCGGGCTCGTGGCCCTGCTGGCCCTGCTCGCCCCGGTGCTGCCCCTCCAGGACTATCGGACCCCGTCGTCGTGCGTGCGCTGCCCGCCGAGCGCCGATCACTGGTTCGGCACCGACACGCTCGGGCGCGACATCTTCTCCCGGGTCGTGTGGGGGGGCCGGGTGTCGCTGGCCGTCGGCTTCGCGGCGGTGGCCTTCGGCGTGGCCATCGGCGGCACCCTCGGGGTCATCGCCGGGTACTTCAAGGGTCGGCTGGAGGCCACGATCATGTGGGCCATGGACGTCCTCCTGGCGTTCCCGGCCCTGCTCCTGGCCCTGGTGATCGTCACGTTCCGGGTCAACCGGGACGTCGGCAACATCATCCTGGCCATCGGCATCGTCGCCATCCCCCCGATCGCCCGGCTGGTGCGCGCCGCCACCCTGGTGCACAGCGAGCGCGAGTACGTCACCGCGGCCCGAGCCCTCGGAGCGAGCAACTTCCGCATCATCTGGCGGGAAGTGGTCCCCAACGTGGCCCTGCCCGTGCTGTCCTTCAGCATCATCGGGGTGGCCGTGGCCATCGTGGCCGAAGGCGGCCTCTCGTTCCTCGGTCTCTCCGTGCCTCCTCCCACGCCGACCTGGGGCGGGATGATCAACGACGGCCGAGCGGTGCTGGCCCGGGAGCCGTTCATCAGCCTGATCCCCTGCGCCGTGATGTTCCTCACCGTGCTGGCCCTCAACCTCGCCGGTGACCGCGTCCGGGAGTACTTCGACGTGAAGGAGGTCGGCCTGTGAGCCGCAAGGTCATCAGCTCCACCAAGGCGAGTGCGGCCAGCAGCCCGTCGAAACTCCTGCAGGTCGTCGACCTCAAGACCCACTTCCGCACCGAGCGGGGCACGGTGCGAGCGGTCGACGGGGTGAGCTTCTCGCTCGACCGGGGCAAGACCCTCGGCGTGGTGGGCGAGTCCGGATCCGGCAAGACCGTGCTCGCCCGCTCGATCATGGGGCTGCTCCCCAAGCGCAACGTGATCCGCGACGGTCACATCTTCTACGAGGGCGCAGACATCATCGGCTACACCCAGGACCAGATGCGCTCGGTCTGGGGGGCCGAGATGTCGATGGTCTTCCAGGACCCGATGACCTCGCTGAACCCGGTGATGAAGATCGGCAAGCAGATCACCGAGTCGCTCATCCACCACCTCGGCATGGACAAGAACGAGGCGAACGAGACCGCCCTGTCGCTGTTGAGCTCGGTGGGGATCCCCGAGCCGGCGCAGCGACTGGAGGAGTACCCGCACCAGCTCTCCGGCGGCATGCGCCAGCGGGTGACGATCGCCATCGCCCTGGCCTGCGGTCCGAAGCTGCTCTTCGCCGACGAGCCCACCACGGCACTCGACGTCACCGTGCAGGCCCAGATCCTGAACCTGCTCCAGCAGCAGCAGCGCGAGCGTCACATGGCCATGATCCTCGTCACCCACGACCTCGGTGTGGTGGCGGGGCGCACCGACGACATCCTCGTGATGTACGGCGGTCGGGTCGCCGAGTACGCGCCCACCAGCGTGCTGTTCTCCGACATGAAGATGCCCTACACCGAGGCGCTGCTGAACTCGATCCCCAAGATCGACTACCCCAGCCACACCCGCCTCGAGGCCATCCCGGGCCGACCCCCCGACCTCATCAATCCTCCGAAGGGCTGCAACTTCGCTCCCCGCTGCCGCTACGCGCAGCCCAAGTGCCTCACCGACGACCCACCGTTGGTGGAAGGGCCCACGCCCGGGCACCTCTACCGCTGCTGGTACCCCGTGGGCACCCCCGAGGGAGAAGACGCCCGTGCCCGCAACGAGGCCGCCGGCGCCACCGCCGCCGCCACGCCGGTCTCCGTCCGTCCCGCGAACCCCGAGGAGCTCTGAGAATGGCTGGAAGTGGCACCGCTCACCTGCGGTCCGCGAACGACACGCTCCTGCGGGCGGAGAACCTGGTGGTCGAGTTCCCCGTCGGCTCGACCGGGCTCAAGGTCCACGCGGTCTCGGACGTCAGCATCGACATCAAGGAGGGCGAGACGCTCGGCCTGGTCGGCGAGTCCGGGTGTGGCAAGTCCACGACCGGCCGGACACTCATGCAAATGCCACGACCCAACTCTGGGGAGGTCCACTTCGACGGCCAGGAGCTCACCAAGCTGGGGACCGCGCAGCTGCGGCAGGTGCGCCCCCGCATGCAGATGATCTTCCAGGACCCGATCTCCTCCCTCAACCCCAGGCGCAAGGTGAGCGACATCGTGGCCGAGCCGCTGCGGATCTGGAAGCGGGGCACGAAGGAGGAGCAACGGGAGCTGGTCCGCGAGACCCTCGAGGCGGTGGGCATCGATCCCGACGCCGCCTGGAACCGCCGGCCGCATCAGTTCTCCGGTGGCCAGTGCCAGCGCATCTCGATCGCCCGCGCGCTCGTTCTCGACCCAAAGCTCATCATCTGCGACGAGCCGGTGTCCGCGCTCGACGTGTCGGTCCAGGCCCAGATCCTGAACCTGCTCCAGGACATGAAGAAGCGCTACGGGTTGACGCTGGTGTTCATCGCCCACGACCTGGCGGTGGTCAAGAACGTCAGTGACCGGGTGGCGGTCATGTACCTGGGCAAGCTGTGTGAGGTCGCGCCCCCCGACGACCTGTACTCGCGACCCGCCCATCCCTACACCGCCGCGCTGCTCAGCTCGATCCCGGTTCCGGACCCCTCGGTGCGACCACGAGAGGACGCCACCCTCGGAGGCGAGATCCCCTCCCCCGTCGCCCCACCGAGCGGCTGCCGATTCCGCACCCGCTGCCCCAAGGCCCAGGACATGTGTGCGCAGGTGGAGCCGAAGATGCGCCAGATCGGCCTCGGCCACTACGTCGCCTGCCACTTCCCCCTGGAAGTCACCGAGAGCAAGAAGGTCGTGCCCAAGGCCGGGGCCAAGGTCGCGACTGACGGCGCGAGCAAGGGCTAGGGAGTCCGCTGCGGGGCGGGGATCTCGAGGCAGGCCAGGTGACCGAGCCAGCGCGAGGGGGGCGCACGAGGACCAGGCTCGACCCGGAGATCCGCCGCGAGCAGATCGTCGACGCCGCCGAGCGGGTCTTCACCCTCCGGGACCCCAGCGAGGTCACCTTGGAGGAGATCGCCGAGCAGGCTGGGGTGTCCCGGGCCCTGGTCCACAACTACTTCGGTGACCGCAGCGGAGTGCTCGCCGCGGTGCACCTGCGGTGCACCCTCCAGCTCGACGAGGCACTGCGTTCGATCTCCTCCGATCCCGACGGCACGCTGGACGAGCACCTGGTCGCCTTGGTCGATGCCTACCTGCGCATCGCCGCTGCGAAGCCCGCTGCCTGGAAGCTGGTGGGCACCCCCGAGGCGACCCTGCACCCACTCGTCGTGGAGGCCCGGCGCCGGCGTTGCGAACGGCTCGCCGACTGGTGGGGCGGTGACGCCGCGGCTCGGCTGCTGGCCCGCAGCGTGCTCGGCTGCCTGGACGCCGCGGTGGCGGCCTGGCTCGAGCAGCGCGACCTCTCCCGAGGCCAGGCGCTCGAGGTGATCCACGGCCTGCTCCTGCGAGGTCTCGCGGG belongs to Rhabdothermincola sediminis and includes:
- a CDS encoding ABC transporter permease produces the protein MRFVRKKLVQLLLVLLAVTFLSFFFLNLLPGNTAQVLCGAGGGPECVEQKTKELGLDKPLPVRYGEWLRDAVTGDLGASARNQQPVWEAIKQRMPVTIELLIYSQFIALAVSIPLAIIAAQRPGGIFDRVSTSVAFALLSVPNFILAIVLILIFAVNLGWFPATGYAEFFTDPIKNLHDLFLPALTLAVAEMAVYLRLLRTDLIATLQEDYIMMAKAKGLPSRRILLRHAFRPSTFSLVTVAGLNMGRLIGGTFIVEVIFAINGIGKYVVDSILARDYIPVQGGVVIIAVGYVLINFAVDMFYAVLDPRIRHARALA
- a CDS encoding ABC transporter permease, with protein sequence MPARSPEPSSEPLPTDSSVFAESGDLATEITRIADGDIELLEELHELDPGQVAAEDLVKKRLGPLFWIAVGWFGLVALLALLAPVLPLQDYRTPSSCVRCPPSADHWFGTDTLGRDIFSRVVWGGRVSLAVGFAAVAFGVAIGGTLGVIAGYFKGRLEATIMWAMDVLLAFPALLLALVIVTFRVNRDVGNIILAIGIVAIPPIARLVRAATLVHSEREYVTAARALGASNFRIIWREVVPNVALPVLSFSIIGVAVAIVAEGGLSFLGLSVPPPTPTWGGMINDGRAVLAREPFISLIPCAVMFLTVLALNLAGDRVREYFDVKEVGL
- a CDS encoding ABC transporter ATP-binding protein, whose translation is MSRKVISSTKASAASSPSKLLQVVDLKTHFRTERGTVRAVDGVSFSLDRGKTLGVVGESGSGKTVLARSIMGLLPKRNVIRDGHIFYEGADIIGYTQDQMRSVWGAEMSMVFQDPMTSLNPVMKIGKQITESLIHHLGMDKNEANETALSLLSSVGIPEPAQRLEEYPHQLSGGMRQRVTIAIALACGPKLLFADEPTTALDVTVQAQILNLLQQQQRERHMAMILVTHDLGVVAGRTDDILVMYGGRVAEYAPTSVLFSDMKMPYTEALLNSIPKIDYPSHTRLEAIPGRPPDLINPPKGCNFAPRCRYAQPKCLTDDPPLVEGPTPGHLYRCWYPVGTPEGEDARARNEAAGATAAATPVSVRPANPEEL
- a CDS encoding ABC transporter ATP-binding protein, which produces MAGSGTAHLRSANDTLLRAENLVVEFPVGSTGLKVHAVSDVSIDIKEGETLGLVGESGCGKSTTGRTLMQMPRPNSGEVHFDGQELTKLGTAQLRQVRPRMQMIFQDPISSLNPRRKVSDIVAEPLRIWKRGTKEEQRELVRETLEAVGIDPDAAWNRRPHQFSGGQCQRISIARALVLDPKLIICDEPVSALDVSVQAQILNLLQDMKKRYGLTLVFIAHDLAVVKNVSDRVAVMYLGKLCEVAPPDDLYSRPAHPYTAALLSSIPVPDPSVRPREDATLGGEIPSPVAPPSGCRFRTRCPKAQDMCAQVEPKMRQIGLGHYVACHFPLEVTESKKVVPKAGAKVATDGASKG
- a CDS encoding TetR/AcrR family transcriptional regulator, with amino-acid sequence MTEPARGGRTRTRLDPEIRREQIVDAAERVFTLRDPSEVTLEEIAEQAGVSRALVHNYFGDRSGVLAAVHLRCTLQLDEALRSISSDPDGTLDEHLVALVDAYLRIAAAKPAAWKLVGTPEATLHPLVVEARRRRCERLADWWGGDAAARLLARSVLGCLDAAVAAWLEQRDLSRGQALEVIHGLLLRGLAGILTQRSARPARAVGDPPR